AGAAGCGGTACATGCTAAATTGGAAGACGGAGCAGAAAGTGCAAAAAAAGCATCCATTTCTGCGATGAGTGAAATTAGTGGAGCTATTGTATCAATTACTTTAGTAATGATGGCTGTATTTGTACCAATTACTTTTATACAAGGTCCATCAGGAGTGTTTTATGAGCAATTTGGGGTAACACTAATGGTTGCTATTTTAATTTCAGCAGTAAACGCACTAACACTAACACCAGCTTTAAGTGCATTACTATTAAAACCACATAACGATACTCACAAGAAAAAAGGATTATTACAGCGATTTTATGATGCATTTAATGCAGGATTTAATGTGGTAACTAATAAATATACCAAGTCTTTAGGGTTTTTAGTAAAACATAAATGGGTAACAGCAGGTATTTTAGGAGTAAGTGTTTTAGCCATTGTATGGGCAAGTAATACAATCCCTACCGGTTTTGTACCATCAGAAGATAGAGGGGTAGTTTTTATGAATGCAGAATTGCCAGCAGGTTCTTCATTAGATAGATCATATAAGGTTACAGAAAAGTTATATGAAAGTATTAAAGAAATTGAAGGAATAAAAGGAGCATCATTTATTAGTGGACAAAACTTTTTCTCTGGTTCAGGGAGTTCATATGCAATGGGCTTTATCATTCTAGAAGATTGGAGTGAAAGAGAAAGCGATGCAGAATCAGTTCAAAGTATTGTGGGGCAATTGTTCGGAAAAGCAGCAATGATACCAGATGCAAAAATTATTTTCTTTACACCACCAAGTGTACCAGGTTTTGGTAGTGCAGATGGTTTTGAAATGAGATTATTAGATCGTAGTGCTAAACCATTAACCGAAATGGATGCAACAGCAAAAGAGTTTGTTGGTCTTTTAAATCAACAACCAGAAATAGCATTTGCGTCTAACTCTTTTGATACGGGATTCCCTCAGTTAGAATTAGATATCAATGTAGAAAGAGCTAAAGAGGCAGGAGTATCAACAAGTGCTATTCTTTCTGCTTTACAAGGATATATTGGAGGTAATTATGCAGCTGACTTTAGTAGATTTGGAAAACAGTTTAGAGTTTTTGTACAATCACTACCTGAAGACAGAGTAAATGAAGAAAGCTTAAATAGCATGTTTATAAAAACTCCAAGTGGAGAAATGACACCAATTTCTCAATTTGTAAGTCTAAAACGTGTATATGGTCCACAAACGGTAAATCGTTTCAACCTATTTAACTCAGTAACAGTAAACGGAGGTGTAACTCCAGGATTTAGTACAGGAGATGCCATTACTAAAATAAACACATTAGCAGAAAATAATTTACCAGAAGGGTATAGTGTTGCTTATTCAGGAATTACTAGAGAAGAAATAGCATCATCAGGACAATCTACCATTATTTTTATGATTAGTATTTTGTTTGTTTATTTCTTATTAGCAGCACAATACGAGAGTTACCTATTACCATTATCAGTAATTTTCTCATTACCAATTGGGGTAGCAGGAGCATATTACACAACGTATTTAGCAGGATTAGAAAACAACATCTATTTCCAAATAGCCTTAATTATGTTATTAGGTCTGTTAGCAAAGAATGCGATTCTTATTGTAGAATTTGCAATACAACGTCGTAAACAAGGAAAAAGCTTATACGATGCGGCCATTGAAGGAGCAAAAGTTCGTTTAAGACCTATTTTAATGACCTCGTTTGCCTTTATTCTTGGATTAATGCCGTTAGTATTAGCAAAAGGAGTAGGAGCTGAAGGAAATAACTCTATCGGAACTGGTGCTGCAGGAGGACTGTTAATAGGTACCTTAATAGGGGTATTCGTTATTCCTGTACTATTTGTAGTATTTCAATGGCTACAAGAAAAAGTATCAAGCAAACCAGTTGTTATTGAAACTAAAGAAGATTAATTATGAAACGTATACTAAATAAAACCTTGGTTGTAGCTGTAATGGCTACAACCTTACAAAGTTGTTTTGTTGCTAAGGATTATGCACGTCCTGAGTTAAAAGAAACAGAACATTTGTATAGAACAGATAATTTACCAAAAGACAGTATCTCGATGGCAGATGTGTCTTGGAAGGATATGTTTACTGATGCTCATTTGAAACAATATATTGATGAAGGGCTTCAAAATAACTTAGATATCCGTGTAGCCATACAACAAATGGCAGCAGCAGAAGCTTATATGAAACAAGGTAAAGCAGGGTATTTACCTAGTATTGGTGTAGGAGCAAAAGCTACACACCAAGAGTTGGCAAAAAACAGTCAGTTTGGATCTTTTTTCAATGGAAGTTTACAACAATATGAGTTAACAGGAAATCTTTCTTGGGAAGCTGATATTTGGGGTAAAATACGTAGTAATAAAAGAGCAGGAAAAGCAGGTTATTTACAAAGTGTAGCGGCACATCAAGCAGTAAAAACTCAATTAGTTTCAGCAATAGCAACTACTTATTATCAGTTAGTAGCTTTAGATGCTCAATTGGAAATTACTGAACAAACTATTGAAACAAGAGAGAGTAGTGTAAATACCATTAAAGCTTTAAAAGATGCAGGTCAGGTAAATCAAGTAGCAGTAGATCAAAATATAGCACAGTATAACAATGCAAAAGCATTGAAAGTAGATTTAGAAGCATCCATCTTTAAAATTGAGAATACTTTAAATCTATTACTAGGAAGAACATCAGTAGTTGTTGAAAGAAGTAAACTTTCACAGCAACAATTAGATGCAGCTATTAAAGTAGGTGTTCCAGCTACATTATTAAGAAATAGACCAGATGTTATAGCTGCTGAGTATGGTTTAATTAATGCTTTTGAGATGACAAATGTTGCTAAGAGTAATTTTTATCCATCGTTAACAGTAACAGCAAGTGGAGGATTTCAAAGTTTAGAGTTAGATGAGTTGTTAAGTACCAACTCCTTATTTGCAAATATTATAGGAGGTTTAACACAGCCTATTTTCAATCAAAGAAAAATTAAAACACAGCATGAAGTTGCTAAAGCACAACAAGAACAAGCACTGTTGAGCTTTAAAAAGACTTTGTTAACTGCTGGAAATGAAGTTTCAAATGCACTTTTTGACTATAAAGCAGAAACTGAAAAGTTTGAATATAGAAAAAATGAAGTTGAAGCTTTACGAAGAGCAGAAGCAAACTCAGAAGAGTTGTTAAAAAATGGATATGCAAATTATTTAGATTTATTAACAGCAAGAGAAAGAGCATTGAATGCTGAGTTAAATGTTATCAATAACAAACTAAATCAGTTATTAAGTGTCGTGAATTTATATGAAGCATTAGGAGGTGGTTGGAAGTAAATAGATGATAATGGGTAATAGGTCAAAACTTATTAAGGTAGCCAAAGAAAAATTTATAGCATTTGGCAGTAAGCATACCACAATGGATGAAATAGCTGAGTTACTCGGAATTTCAAAAAAAACTATTTACGCTTGCTTTTCTTCAAAAGAAGAATTGATAATTGAAAGTATCAAAGAATTAATAAATGAATTCAAAATTGACACAGAACCTATTTTAAAATCTGATAAAACAGCGTTAAATAAAGTAATAGAGATATATAAAGTAATTTTTAAGTATGTAGAAAAGTTTAAACCATCATTTATTTTTGGGTTAAAAAAATACTATCCTAATGCTTATGATGCTTATAAGGAAATTACTACGGATGTTGTTTCTACAGATATAATGAATTTACTAGAAGAAGCTAAAGAGCAAGGAGAGATCAGACCAGATGTAGACCTTAAATTGTTTAGTAAATTATATTTAAGCGGACTAGAAAGTCGTTTGTTTGAAGCAGATAATTTGTTTGACAATTACTCAAAAGAAATACTGTTAGAGTATATGATTATTAATAATTTAAACTCTCTAAAACCCGCTAAATAAGTACACAAATTTTTGTGGTTTTTGATAAGAAGTGTCATGTAGTATGTTATCATATCTGCAGGACACTTTTTGTTTTTTGTATAAAAAGGAATTTAAACTCACCTAAAACTCCAATTTTTATAATTAGCAGAAGCCTCTAGTTGATTTTCAATATTATCAGGTAATTCAGGGAAGAAATCAATACCTGTTTTTTGTTCTAATTCATCAATAGAAACTACAAAATCAGATAGCGGTTTGTTACTTTCCTTATGGGGAAGTAAAAAAGCAATGGCTTTAATTTCAGGTTGAGTATAATCTAGTAAAACCTTATAAAAATAATTAGGAACACTTACTTTTTCCTTTCCTATAGTTTTCAAATTAGGTTCTAAAACACCACCAGTAACAACATACAAATGATTATACTTCTTTGCCCAATAACGAGTTTTTTGTTCTAATTTATTCCAAATTCCAGCATTAAACTCGTGGTTTTGAGGAGAAATGTTTGAGGTGTAAAAAGTTTCATCATGAGCATTTTTAGAGGCACGTCTATCACCAGCAGGACATAAGTGTCCTTTGTCATAACCAGATCTTTTATAATTTCTCCAATCTGCAGATTTTGTCTTCACCTTGGGGTCTACAATAAAAAATGGACGCTTACGATTGGTATAAACAATATCATTTTTATCTAAAGGATAAGCAACCCATTCGGCTTGTTCGTGTTTTTCGCTATATGATAACTGGTAGCCATTATGTTTTATAATGACTCCAGTTGTTGAGGTAGGAAAGTAATTGAAGTTATTAGTTTTATTACTGGCTGTTTCAGTTGTAGGTTGAGAAGAACTATTAGCTTCTTCTTTTTGTTGTAACCAATAACCTACAAGTAAAGCAACAATGGTAATAACAACCTTTATTTTCCTTGAAGTACTCATTTAATTACTTAACACAATTTCTTTAAAATCTTCAGTTTTTTCAACTTCATTAAAAATCTCTTGAAATTTAACAGGAGGTACAGTTAGTTTACGTTTAACCAAATCTAACCAAGCACCATAAACAGTGATAATTGCAGAGAGTTTACCTGCTTGATTAAAAACTTCATGTTGAATTTTCCAACGTTCACCTTTTCCGGATAAACCAGTAACTTTTAGGTTTACAGTAATATCTTCACCCATATGTATTTCACGTAAAAACTTGGTGTTTTCTTCAAATAAAATAGGACCAACTTTTTCCTTAGTAAAATCTTGAACAGTTACATTATGCTCTTTAAAAAAACGTAAACGTAATTCAGCAGCATAATCGTTATATGCGGTATGACGCATGTGTATGTTGGCATCAAAATCTGCCCATCGTGTTTTAAACTCAACACTAAAACTCATATCAAAAAAATTTAAGAAAGCGAATTTACAAATTTTAAGCTTTCACATCCAAAGCATCACGAAGTGTGTTTCCAATTAACATAAATGCCATTACCAAACTCATAATAGCAATTCCAGGAATAAGAGCTAAATAAGGTTTTCCAAGAATAATGTAGTTATAATGATTTTTAATCATAGCACCCCAAGAAGGAGTAGGAGGTTGGGCTCCAATACCTAAAAAACTCAATCCGCTTTCAATTAAAATAGCAGCTGCAAAATTAGCGGCGGAAATTACGATGATAGGCGCTAAAATGTTAGGTAAAATATGTTTGAAGATAATTCTAAAATCAGAAAAACCTAAAGCTTTGGCAGCTTCTACATATTGCTGCTGTTTGGTAGTAATTACTTGACCACGAACTACACGGGCAACTTCTACCCACATAGTTAATCCCACCGCAATAAAAACTTGCCAAAAACCTTTACCCAAAGCCAAAGTGATGGCAATAACAAGTAAGAGAGTTGGAATAGACCAAGTGATATTGATAACCCACATAATAAAATCATCTATCTTTCCACCAAAATAACCTGCAATAGCTCCAATAGGAATTCCTATTAAAAGAGAAATAAATACAGCTATAAATCCAATAAAAAACGAAATTCTAGCACCAATCAATAACCTGCTTAATAAGTCACGACCATATTTATCAGTTCCTAAATAAAATGTTTTTTGCTGAATGTATTGTTCGTAAGAAACAGGAAATTCTTTTGGTAAACCATCGGAGTACTTAATAATTTCTAACTGATTATTTTTAACAGAAAATGATTTTATAGGTATTTCTGTTGATGAATTTTGCTTTCCCTCCATAAAAACAGAAAACCACGATTGTTGGTTTTTTATTTCTGAAGGAATGCTTAATAGTTGCACAGAAAAACCAGGAGGTTTAGAATGAATTTCTAAATGCATTTGATTGGCAGAGTTACTGTTGTCTGGAGCTAAAACATAACAAAAAACAGCAATAAATCCGCATAAAATAATATACCCAAAACTAAACATGCCTGTTTTACTACGTTTAAATTTTTGGATGGCTATTTGCCATAAAGATGTACCTGTATTATTATTCACTCTTTTGTATTTCTTTCAAGTTATTGATATCAATACTTGATGGATTTTGAAAAACTTCCAAATCAAAATATTTTACAGAAGCTAAAATATGATCAAAAATATTAGCCATAACACGTTCGTAATCTACCCAGTTTTTTTCTCTACTAAAGGCATAAATTTCTAGTGGAATTCCATTAGGAGTAGGTTCTAACTGACGAGACATTAACAACATATCTTGATTTATTTTTGGATGATTTTCAATGTATTTATCTAAATAAATTCTGAAAGTTCCAAAATTGGTAAGGTTTCTACCGTTTAGAATTACCGATTTATCTACATTGTTTTCTTCGTTGTATTTTTTTACTTCCTTGCTACTTTTTTCAATATAGTCAGAAATTAACTCAATCTTTTTAAAGCGCTCAATATCTTCATCAGAAAGAAAGTGAATGCTATTTATTTTAATTAAAATTGAGCGCTTTATACGTCTACCACCTGAAGTATTCATTGTTCTCCAGTTCTTAAAAGAATCGGATGTTAGGTAATACGTAGGAATGCTAGATATTGTATTATCAAAATTTCTAATAATTACAGAAGTAAGGTTAATTTCAACCACATCACCATCAGCACCATATTTTTCCATAGTAATCCAGTCTCCAATTCTAACAGTATCATTTACTGCTACTTGAATACTTGATACAAAACCAAGAATGGTGTCCTTAAAAATTAATAATAATACTGCTGAAAAAGCACCTAATGCAGTTAAGAATCTAATTAAAGGTTTTCCTGTTAATACAGAAAAAGATGATATAGCAGCAATAAGCCACATGATTACCATGAAAATTTGCACATAGCTTTCTAAAGGTTTGTCTTTAAAAGCATTGGTGGTACGAAGAAAATCTTTAACACTCAGTAAAATACTGCGTATAAACCAAACAATAGCAAAAATAATGGCAATAGTGGCTATACGTTCAGCATAAGTAAACAAGTGAGGGAAATCAACTAAAATGTCTTTTAAAAAATTAAAAACAATAGTAAGAATAACAATTCTAGAAAGATTTAAAAAAGCTTTGTTTTTAATAAGCATATCATCAAAACTAGTTGATGTTTTTGCAGCCATTTTATTCACTGTTCTTTTACCAATATACCTAAATATTTTGAATAAGATATAACCTAAAATTCCAAATACAATTAGGTTTGTAAATAAGTTTAGGTAAATGGCAAGCGTTTCTGAGAATGAAAAATGTTCTTTAAAAATTCTGTAAAAAAACTTGTTAAACATAGTAGTGTTAAGTTAAAATTCTGTGATTTCTTCTCCTATTTTTAAGCCGAACTTTTTTCTAAACCAATATACAACAACATACAAAACAGGGGTGTCTAGTGCTGCAATAATGACTTTGAATAAAAAACCGCTAAGTAAAAGGCTACCAAAAATACTCCAAGGAAGTATTTTAAAAGAACTCAATAAAAATAATACGGTAAAAGTATCTATAAATTGTGACAAAAAGGTAGAAAAATTATTACGAAGCCATAAATGTTTTCCTTTAGTTAATCTTTTCCAAAAATGAAAAATACGAATGTCTATAAATTGAGCAGCTAAGTAAGCTAACATAGAAGCTAATACCGCTAAAGGAGAAAGACCAAAAACTTTGGTAAAGATTTTATTATCAATAGGAGAGCTGTCAATTGCAGGAGCATAATCAGCTACTAAAATAATTAACATAGAAAAAAAGGAAGCAAAAATTCCTGCTACGACAACTCTATTCGCTTTTTTCTTACCATAAATTTCAGAAAGAATATCTGTAATTAAAAAAGTAATAGGATACGGAAGTATTCCAACAGATACTTCAAAACGAAATAAATTAAAGGGTTCCCAATAAAAAAACTTCTGAAAAATAAGGTTTGAAGTTACAAGAGAGGCTATAAATAACGAAGCTAAAACTAGATAAATAAGTTGTGCTTGAGATTTTTGTTGTACAGTCATAAAACGAAGATAGTAATTTTAAAAGTTGTATGTTTGCATGGTTAAATAAACAACAAAACAAACAAATGAAAGCGTATATTTTTCCAGGTCAAGGAGCACAATTTACAGGAATGGGGTTAGATTTATATGAAAACTCTCCATTAGCTCAAGAACTTTTTGAAAAAGCAAATAATATATTAGGATTTAGTATTACCGACGTAATGTTTGAAGGTACTGCTGAAGAATTAAAACAAACTAAAGTAACGCAACCAGCTATCTTTTTACATTCAGTAATTTTAGCAAAAGTTTTAGGAGATGATTTTAAACCAGAAATGGTTGCTGGTCACTCTTTAGGAGAATTATCAGCGTTAGTAGCGAATGGTGTATTGTCTTTTGAAGATGGATTAAAATTGGTTTCTAAACGTGCTTTAGCAATGCAAAAAGCATGTGAAATTCAACCGTCTACTATGGCAGCAGTGTTAGGATTAGAAGATGCTGTAGTTGAAGAAGTTTGTGCTTCAATTGATGGAGTAGTAGTTGCAGCAAATTATAACTGTCCAGGGCAATTAGTAATTTCTGGTGAAATTGAAGCTGTAGAAAAAGCATGTGAAGTATTAAAAGAAAAAGGAGCAAAGAGAGCGTTACTTTTACCAGTAGGAGGAGCATTTCATTCACCAATGATGGAGCCAGCTCGTGAAGAATTAGCTGCAGCTATTGAAGAAACTACATTTAATGAGCCTATGTGTCCAGTATACCAAAATGTGGTAGCGAAAGCAGTAACAAATCCTGCTGAAATTAAAGAAAACTTAATAGCGCAATTAACAGCGCCAGTAAGATGGACGCAATGTGTGCAAGCAATGATTACTGATGGTGGTGCTGAGTTTGTTGAAGTTGGTCCAGGTAAAGTATTACAAGGATTAATGCGTAAAATTGATAGAAGTGTAGCTGCTAGTGGTGCTTCTTTAGCATAAATAGTAAAAACATATAGTATAGAAAATCCCGTTCCAAAAGAACGGGATTTTTGCTTTTGTGAAAAGAAAATTGTTACTTAGCTAAGACACAGTCTTTACAATCTTTAACTTCACCATAATAGGTTTCTCTGTATTTGTGTACCGTTTCAAGCGGTATAATATTTAAAAACATTTTTTTAATGTAGGTAACGTTAGTATGAAGTTTACCCATTTTTCTTGAAAATCGTTTTTCTAAACGTGTTTCTCTTTTAATTTTAATCAATTTCATTATTCTAGTATCATTTAATTAGGGTACAAAGCTAAAAAGCTTAAAGCGTGATGTCAATTAATAATCGTTAAAACATTAAAAATCAACTAATAAATATGTGTTCTTAAATTTGGAGTGTACTATTTTAAGAATATGATAATAGGAAACAGAAACAATTCACAAATTAGAGGTGTAAAAAAGCTGTTTTTTGCTAAAATGAATAAAAAATCACTCAAAATTGATTGAAAATAATCAAAAATGAGTGATTTTTGTCTTTTTATATAAGAAGTCTTAGCTTCTGATATCTAAGGTTTGGAATATTTGTGCTTTTTTTGGAGCTAAAAGAATTAAATAAATTAATAAGATTACTCCTAACAATAAAAAATCAGGTTTTAAAATTAAAATCAAAAAGCAAGCACCTTCAATAATAGCCCATCTAGCTATAGAAGCAGACTGATAAATCGCAAGTTTCTCTTCATTACTAGCATCTTTTTGAATGTTTCTCAACATGTTTTTAAAGATGAAGTTACTAGCAACATAAGCAATTGCTGGAATAAAAGCATATAATAACGATGAGTTATCAATCACCATATCAAATATAGTTTTAAAATTACCCAGAATTGTAAAAGCAAGAGCAACTCCAGCAACTAAAGCAAGGTGAATAACTTTTAAGGTTTTAATTTTTTGATCCATAAGATTTCAGTCCAAATTATTGAATAAAGTCATTCACAGTTTTAGTAATAAGCGCTAGTTGTTCTTCATCTAATTCTGTATGCATTGGTAACGAAATAACTTCATCAATCAACTGGTTAGTTACTGTAAAGTCATCTTCATTATATCTATCATCTTGATATGCTTTTTGAGCATGTAACGGAACAGGATAATAAATAGCATTTGGAATTCCGTTATCTAATAAATGTTGATGTAACTCATTACGCTTTCCGTTAGTAATTCTCAATGTATACTGATGGAAAACATGCGTTGTAAAATCACTTATAGTTGGTGTGATAATATTTGGATTGTTAGCAAAAGCGTTTGAATAATATTCCGCAGCTTTTCTACGAGCATCGCAATAACTATCCAATAAAGGTAATTTAGCTTTTAATACAGCAGCCTGAATAGAATCTAAACGAGAATTCACTCCAACAACATCGTGGTAGTAGCGCTTATACATTCCATGATTAACCATTCCGCGAAGTGTATGTGCTAATTCATCATCATTAGTAAAAATAGCTCCACCATCACCATAGCAACCTAAGTTTTTAGAAGGGAAGAAAGAGGTAGTTCCTACATTTCCAATAGTTCCAGCTTTTTTCTTCGTTCCGTTAGAAAAAGTATAATCTGCTCCAATGGCTTGGGCATTATCTTCTATTACAAATAAGTTATGTTCTTTAGCAACTTCTAAAATAGCTTCCATGTTAGCACATTGTCCGAATAAATGAACAGGGACAATAGCTTTTGTTTTAGGAGTAATTGCTTTTTTTAAAGCTTCAATGTCAATATTAAAAGTATCAGGTTCAACATCAACTAAAACAGGAGTTAATTTTAATAAACCGATAACCTCAACAGTTGCAGCAAATGTGAAATCAGCAGTAATTACCTCGTCTCCTGGCTCTAACCCTAAGCCCATCATGGCTATTTGTAGAGCATCAGTACCATTAGCACACGGAATTACATGTTTAACACCTAAATAATTCTCTAAATCTGCTTGGAATCCATGAACATAGGGTCCGTTAATATATGCTGAAGAATTTAAAACTTCTTGAATAGAAGCATCAACTGTATCTTTTATTTTTTGATATTGACTTTGTAAGTCAACCATTTGAATTTTTCTCATTTTGACATGATTTTATAAACATCAAAAATACAAACTATCTTTCATTGTTACGAGGTCTTTACAGAAAATAATAAAAGGAATAACAGTATGTTTTGTATAAGATTGTACAATATGTTTAATAAATAAAATATAGAGCAACAAAGGCTGAATATTGGCGTTTTGTAGAGAGGAGAAACTAAGATTAAGTATCACTAAATGAAAACATCTAAACGTAAAATAGCTTTTAAAGTTTTAATAGGTTATGCCACTCTTGCGGTTTTAGCTGTTATTTCAGGAATCTTGTTGTTTTCTGAAATAAAAACTTACATAGAAATACAAAAGCAAGGTGTTTCTGATAGAAGTAATATTATACAGACAGGAGGCTTAATTGCCGATATATATGAAAATGAAAATTTAGGGAGAGCAGCAATTCAATTGAATTCTTATAAGCGATATAATGAGTATGTAACGGAAAATAAATCGTTATTAAAAAAGATTGACTCACTTAATTTCCTTACAAAAGATGTGTCAAAAAAAACGATTTTAGATAGTGTTAAGTTGGTTTTAAATAAAAAGCGAAAAAACATAACTAGTTTAAGAAGGTTAAATCAAAGAAATGCTTCAGAAAAATCAATAAACGAAGCTATAGATAAGTTAGGGTCTATAGATTCATTGCTAGGGAAAGGTTCAGTAAAAGACCTTGTTGATGATGCCGAGGTTTTTAATAAAAAAACAGGATTGAGTTTAGAAAGATACCTTAAATTATTTGATAGAGAAGATGAAGAAAAACCCGTTAATGTTGAAGAACAAAAACAAATAGACTCCCTAGTTTCAGCTTCAAAAGAAATACTTCAAAAAGCCCAAAGAGAAACAACTATTAAACGAAGGTTTTTACGAATAAAAGAAAGAGAGTTAATAGAAAACGATATTACAATTTCAAGAAAGTTACGAGAGGTTTTAAGTGTATTAGAAAGGGATGTTATTTTTAATGCAAACCAAGCTCATAAAAAGCATGAAGAAACGCTAGGACGTAGCAAGAATATAATTCTTTTAGCCACAGGAGTTGGTTTTGTGATCATTGTACTTTTTTCAATAATAATTTTAAATGATTTTTGGAGAAGTCAGCATTACAGACAAGAATTGGAAAGTGCAAATGCAGTAACCTCATCACTTTTAAAAAGTAGAGAGCAGTTAATATCTATGGTAAGTCATGATTTGAGAACTCCTTTAAGTACTATTACTGGATTTAGTGAGTTGTTGCAAAAATCAATAACTAACAGGAAGGAGAAAAATTACATAGTGCATATACAAAATGCATCGGTTTACATGGGACAACTTGTTGGTGATCTTTTAGAGTTTTCAAAATTAGAAAATAGTAAAATAACTATCGAGGCAATTCCTTTTGATTTAAAAAAAAATATAGAAGAAGTAGCTGATAGTGCTAAGAATTTAGTTCAGAACAAACCTATTTCAGTAGAAGTAAAGCATGATGAAAAAATAAACTCATTAATTATTAGTGACCCTTTTAGAATAAAGCAAATACTATATAATTTAGTAACCAATGCCTGTAAGTTTACAAAAGAAGGTTCAATAATAATAAAGAGTAAGTTAAGAAGTGTAAAAGA
The nucleotide sequence above comes from Tenacibaculum singaporense. Encoded proteins:
- a CDS encoding hybrid sensor histidine kinase/response regulator, translating into MKTSKRKIAFKVLIGYATLAVLAVISGILLFSEIKTYIEIQKQGVSDRSNIIQTGGLIADIYENENLGRAAIQLNSYKRYNEYVTENKSLLKKIDSLNFLTKDVSKKTILDSVKLVLNKKRKNITSLRRLNQRNASEKSINEAIDKLGSIDSLLGKGSVKDLVDDAEVFNKKTGLSLERYLKLFDREDEEKPVNVEEQKQIDSLVSASKEILQKAQRETTIKRRFLRIKERELIENDITISRKLREVLSVLERDVIFNANQAHKKHEETLGRSKNIILLATGVGFVIIVLFSIIILNDFWRSQHYRQELESANAVTSSLLKSREQLISMVSHDLRTPLSTITGFSELLQKSITNRKEKNYIVHIQNASVYMGQLVGDLLEFSKLENSKITIEAIPFDLKKNIEEVADSAKNLVQNKPISVEVKHDEKINSLIISDPFRIKQILYNLVTNACKFTKEGSIIIKSKLRSVKEQSYIEIIVIDTGVGIDKDKQDKVFKEFTQVHEKENGQNGFGLGLTISRRLAELLGGSLTLQSSLGKGSKFSLFVPVTFAEEKPKEKEIESQQEIISIHAVIVEDDASLRSLLKNVLEELGMMVTSFGNAQEALKEIDNITCDLVLTDIQLPKMNGIHFMETLKKHKSYKGQPIVAMTGRANLSESEYIKNGFSDALIKPFHSKRLKEILQRFFDFKIKDDNIFDNQCDNKKANSFDITSLKTFLNNDEEEIKKTLESFLKDTEENLLLLKRFVDKNNLEEFNNISHKMLGMSKQLKATKLIAFLEEFEVSNEIDKTSWRNFKKEVETFLIELKSYLN
- the fabD gene encoding ACP S-malonyltransferase, which encodes MKAYIFPGQGAQFTGMGLDLYENSPLAQELFEKANNILGFSITDVMFEGTAEELKQTKVTQPAIFLHSVILAKVLGDDFKPEMVAGHSLGELSALVANGVLSFEDGLKLVSKRALAMQKACEIQPSTMAAVLGLEDAVVEEVCASIDGVVVAANYNCPGQLVISGEIEAVEKACEVLKEKGAKRALLLPVGGAFHSPMMEPAREELAAAIEETTFNEPMCPVYQNVVAKAVTNPAEIKENLIAQLTAPVRWTQCVQAMITDGGAEFVEVGPGKVLQGLMRKIDRSVAASGASLA
- a CDS encoding queuosine precursor transporter, yielding MTVQQKSQAQLIYLVLASLFIASLVTSNLIFQKFFYWEPFNLFRFEVSVGILPYPITFLITDILSEIYGKKKANRVVVAGIFASFFSMLIILVADYAPAIDSSPIDNKIFTKVFGLSPLAVLASMLAYLAAQFIDIRIFHFWKRLTKGKHLWLRNNFSTFLSQFIDTFTVLFLLSSFKILPWSIFGSLLLSGFLFKVIIAALDTPVLYVVVYWFRKKFGLKIGEEITEF
- a CDS encoding mechanosensitive ion channel family protein, with product MFNKFFYRIFKEHFSFSETLAIYLNLFTNLIVFGILGYILFKIFRYIGKRTVNKMAAKTSTSFDDMLIKNKAFLNLSRIVILTIVFNFLKDILVDFPHLFTYAERIATIAIIFAIVWFIRSILLSVKDFLRTTNAFKDKPLESYVQIFMVIMWLIAAISSFSVLTGKPLIRFLTALGAFSAVLLLIFKDTILGFVSSIQVAVNDTVRIGDWITMEKYGADGDVVEINLTSVIIRNFDNTISSIPTYYLTSDSFKNWRTMNTSGGRRIKRSILIKINSIHFLSDEDIERFKKIELISDYIEKSSKEVKKYNEENNVDKSVILNGRNLTNFGTFRIYLDKYIENHPKINQDMLLMSRQLEPTPNGIPLEIYAFSREKNWVDYERVMANIFDHILASVKYFDLEVFQNPSSIDINNLKEIQKSE
- a CDS encoding DegT/DnrJ/EryC1/StrS family aminotransferase, giving the protein MRKIQMVDLQSQYQKIKDTVDASIQEVLNSSAYINGPYVHGFQADLENYLGVKHVIPCANGTDALQIAMMGLGLEPGDEVITADFTFAATVEVIGLLKLTPVLVDVEPDTFNIDIEALKKAITPKTKAIVPVHLFGQCANMEAILEVAKEHNLFVIEDNAQAIGADYTFSNGTKKKAGTIGNVGTTSFFPSKNLGCYGDGGAIFTNDDELAHTLRGMVNHGMYKRYYHDVVGVNSRLDSIQAAVLKAKLPLLDSYCDARRKAAEYYSNAFANNPNIITPTISDFTTHVFHQYTLRITNGKRNELHQHLLDNGIPNAIYYPVPLHAQKAYQDDRYNEDDFTVTNQLIDEVISLPMHTELDEEQLALITKTVNDFIQ
- a CDS encoding MFS transporter, encoding MDQKIKTLKVIHLALVAGVALAFTILGNFKTIFDMVIDNSSLLYAFIPAIAYVASNFIFKNMLRNIQKDASNEEKLAIYQSASIARWAIIEGACFLILILKPDFLLLGVILLIYLILLAPKKAQIFQTLDIRS